In one window of Drosophila mauritiana strain mau12 chromosome X, ASM438214v1, whole genome shotgun sequence DNA:
- the LOC117146784 gene encoding myosin heavy chain, cardiac muscle isoform isoform X7: protein MDTRSWRKVLLQWIGKCQFIEPNYISLEQSDLDSFFSVFIRKIQETQSDKGKELQDQPTKPIPLVQEFLAHNYPEFIVHQDDKEQPLDCLYVYTLLLHYSCVKKPSLFFHNICNNLPEMTQTCIASFFGETVDRLLTREYLSQSIANVAIIYQQGTQTSVSPCLPSSSLSPDPRSDDAQCPSTPSSSSSQPSSSTPQLHNHRERLRLQMSGSEMPPPSTPKTELLEQRTKELRGIRAQLEVVRYEKTVLEEQQLEKDELIKVLSKEKMMAKMELERLKNVKLNEEPHDNESHIMPYEFEHMKGNLLKEIGLKENLITEITDKLHDLRVEKSELSEKLNLAGKQLLEYTDRIRLLESRVEELTRSVSSRDDRIFFLELDNQELDQCLKEARDELKNRREVLNASSDLLDCSLSPNTTPENLASSVIDKQLREKEHENAELKEKLQYLHTSQRELCQALSSFLQKHNIDHEFPVEWTSSSLLSTISAIESTFVNTVEKSTQMKKECDVQAVCVEKLLEKCKLLYRSLGCQPQELDAFKATIAEPMESVFESSRECETILGCCHMRVVDIALKNNHLELDNERLNENCAELKSIIDRGDQHLADINLQLTEKEKQIKDVAAEIQELRKRNINLENMLSQIADKEASAASHAQRLQQCVKLMRAKYEVCRNELIAKNAAQDELVRMMVVPDWETLHGRVRQLIDLERRHVELNEMYRGMLKELDELSAKHDKLTHSHVEFVKRTEIELERKNAQLMAFEKHNNHFDCFLTRIFTLLRSRNGPKSTTMCSANTSIESMRIEQRFENIEKLIEGQLLSADTLKKELDDLRAKNEELSTENINAIIKRKKFVDSLEVNSEKVKQYITDLEKEAFSKNEKVAQLENTLSEEQSNARQLALRLDMAQQEVNDYYVEATRFINTVMDRIHEDFNGENHPQTLGNCMTKFLRIFDQMEVWYEDSSSLVEKLLHTRDELKKKLKASDEKMAKVMETYEEQIKALQAECDMEAKKNEHLEANRNAVMDTKDRRCQNFDKQDSSTDELFSVQGKLQKEQEITAQLKEDTLEKLQAKLQEGQQLVDSQKVELDKERKELAQVKSAFETQIKLSDDLQREKESAQQLVDSQKVELDKERKELAQVKSAFETQTKLSDDLQREKESAQQLVDNLKVELDKGQKELAQVKTAFEAQTKLSDDLQREKESAQQLVDNLKVELDKGQKELAQVKTAFEAQTKLSDDLQREKESAQQLVDNLKVELDKERKELAQVKSAFETQIKLSDDLQRENESAQRLVDNLKVELDKGQKELAQVKTAFEAQTKLSDDLQREKESAQQLVDSQKVELDKERKELAQVKSAFETQIKLSDDLQRENESAQRLVDNLKVELDKGQKELAQVKTAFEAQTKISDDLQREKESAQQLVDNLKVELDKERKELAQVKSAFETQIKLSHDLQRENESAQRLVDNLKVELDKGQKELAQVKSAFETQTKLSDDLQREKESAQQLVDNLKVELDKERKELAQVKSAFETQIKLSDDLQREKESAQQLVDNLKVELDKGQKELAQVKTAFEAQTKLSDDLQREKESAQREIFLVKERLRKEKREFEVELATLEDMIETLEEGRTQMEAERAAAYERINQLEARCQENNNANSELQVQTFKLECLQHQLKSEVGSCNSLVEDLNRKLADNVSKLDDAQSRLKTEIDEHNQVKEQLAHIADIPEVVELRNCLEAVTAQREEAQEKLAVVTSLLGRSNQEKLKMEEKACEVGNKNAELLELVEFYRYRVEAIERLLLASNQELEELKTNQAEGARDLGDTYSTSDGRQTETDQDKERNNKLALDCKILQAKYRDAKDEIKRCEKKIKDQRLEMEGKLEKMKNKMGGTKKRSRRRRWPKSMLRFIGLICILAFTLYFILYLNDIDVILRARRPVIY, encoded by the exons ATGGACACGCGCAGCTGGCGCAAGGTCCTACTCCAGTGG ATTGGCAAGTGCCAGTTCATCGAGCCGAACTACATTAGCTTGGAGCAGTCGGACCTGGACTCCTTCTTTTCGGTCTTCATTCGAAAGATCCAGGAGACGCAATCTGACAAGGGGAAGGAGCTGCAGGATCAGCCCACAAAACCAATCCCCCTTGTGCAGGAATTTCTAGCAC ATAACTATCCCGAGTTCATTGTCCATCAAGATGACAAGGAGCAGCCTTTGGATTGCCTTTACGTTTACACGCTCTTGTTACATTATTCGTGCGTGAAGAAGCCCAGCTTGTTCTTTCACAACATCTGCAATAATCTGCCGGAGATGACGCAGACATGCATCGCATCCTTCTTTGGAGAGACCGTTGACAGGCTGTTGACGCGCGAATATCTAAGCCAGTCGATCGCCAACGTGGCAATTATTTACCAACAGGGGACTCAGACCTCAGTCAGCCCATGTCTTCCCAGCAGCAGCTTGAGTCCCGATCCGAGAAGCGATGATGCACAGTGTCCATCCACGCcctcatcgtcatcgtcacAGCCGTCGAGCAGCACGCCACAGTTGCACAATCATCGCGAACGCCTTCGCCTACAGATGTCTGGCTCCGAAATGCCACCTCCTTCGACCCCGAAAACGGAGCTACTGGAGCAACGCACCAAGGAGCTGCGCGGTATTCGTGCCCAACTGGAGGTGGTGCGCTACGAGAAGACCGTGCTGGAGGAGCAGCAATTGGAGAAGGACGAGCTTATTAAAGTTCTCAGCAAAG AGAAAATGATGGCCAAGATGGAACTGGAAAGACTGAAGAACGTAAAGCTAAACGAAGAGCCGCATGATAACGAGAGCCACATCATGCCATATGAGTTCGAACAT ATGAAGGGAAACCTTTTAAAGGAAATTGGTCTAAAGGAGAATCTCATCACTGAGATTACCGATAAGCTGCATGATTTGCGTGTCGAAAAGTCCGAGCTGTCGGAGAAG CTGAATCTGGCAGGAAAACAATTGCTGGAGTATACGGATCGCATCCGATTGCTAGAAAGCCGTGTAGAAGAATTGACTCGTAGCGTATCGTCCAGGGACGATAGGATCTTCTTTCTGGAGCTCGATAACCAGGAATTGGATCAGTGTCTTAAAGAAGCCCGTGACGAGTTGAAGAACCGACGCGAGGTCTTAAACGCATCCTCGGATTTGCTAGACTGTTCGCTGTCGCCGAACACCACGCCCGAGAATTTGGCCAGTTCTGTGATTGACAAGCAGTTGCGCGAGAAGGAGCATGAGAATGCCGAGCTAAAGGAGAAGCTGCAGTATTTGCACACTTCACAGCGGGAGCTATGCCAGGCCCTTTCAAGTTTCCTCCAGAAGCACAATATCGATCACGAGTTTCCGGTGGAATGGACGTCGTCGTCCCTGTTGTCCACCATTTCTGCAATCGAAAGCACCTTTGTTAATACGGTGGAGAAGAGTACGCAAATGAAGAAGGAATGCGATGTTCAGGCTGTGTGTGTCGAAAAACTACTGGAGAAATGCAAGCTGTTATATCGATCGCTGGGATGCCAGCCACAAGAGCTAGATGCGTTCAAGGCCACAATAGCGGAGCCGATGGAGTCGGTTTTCGAATCGAGCCGTGAATGTGAAACCATTCTGGGTTGTTGTCATATGAGGGTAGTCGATATAGCATTGAAAAACAACCATCTGGAGTTAGACAACGAAAGGCTTAATGAAAACTGCGCTGAGCTTAAATCAATAATTGATCGCGGGGATCAACACCTGGCCGATATCAATCTGCAGCTAACCGAGAAGGAAAAGCAGATAAAAGATGTGGCCGCTGAAATCCAGGAGCTGCGCAAAAGGAATATAAACCTTGAAAATATGCTCAGCCAAATCGCAGATAAGGAAGCCAGTGCGGCAAGCCATGCACAGCGTTTGCAGCAGTGCGTCAAGCTTATGAGAGCCAAGTATGAAGTGTGCCGAAATGAACTAATTGCTAAGAACGCGGCCCAAGATGAGTTGGTCAGGATGATGGTTGTGCCAGACTGGGAGACCTTGCATGGGCGCGTACGCCAGCTGATCGATCTGGAGAGGAGGCATGTTGAACTTAACGAGATGTATAGAGGGATGTTGAAGGAATTGGATGAGCTCAGCGCTAAACATGACAAACTGACGCATTCCCATGTAGAGTTTGTAAAGAGAACGGAGATCGAATTGGAAAGGAAGAATGCACAGCTAATGGCATTCGAAAAGCATAACAATCATTTTGATTGTTTTCTGACCCGCATCTTTACTCTCTTAAGAAGTAGAAACGGTCCGAAATCCACGACTATGTGCTCAGCGAACACCTCCATTGAATCGATGCGTATTGAACAGCGATTTGAGAATATTGAAAAGTTAATTGAGGGGCAATTGCTTTCGGCTGATACTCTTAAGAAGGAGTTGGACGATCTTCGGGCGAAAAATGAAGAGCTCTCTACGGAGAACATCAATGCAATAATAAAGCGCAAGAAATTCGTGGATTCTCTGGAGGTCAACAGCGAAAAAGTCAAGCAATACATAACAGATCTAGAGAAAGAAGCTTTCAGCAAAAACGAAAAGGTAGCCCAGCTGGAAAATACTCTAAGCGAGGAGCAAAGCAATGCAAGACAATTGGCACTGAGGTTAGACATGGCGCAGCAGGAAGTAAATGACTACTATGTGGAAGCCACTAGGTTTATAAACACCGTTATGGATCGCATTCATGAAGATTTCAATGGCGAAAACCACCCCCAGACGCTGGGCAATTGTATGACCAAATTTTTACGAATTTTTGACCAGATGGAGGTGTGGTACGAGGACTCTTCGTCGTTGGTAGAAAAACTCCTGCATACTAGGGATGAATTGAAAAAGAAACTGAAGGCATCTGATGAGAAAATGGCCAAGGTAATGGAAACGTATGAAGAACAGATTAAAGCCCTTCAAGCTGAATGTGACATGGAGGCCAAGAAGAACGAGCATTTGGAGGCGAATCGGAATGCAGTAATGGATACTAAAGATCGGCGTTGCCAGAATTTTGATAAACAGGACAGCTCCACGGATGAGCTATTTAGTGTTCAGGGTAAGCTTCAGAAGGAACAGGAAATTACGGCTCAGCTCAAAGAGGACACACTCGAAAAACTGCAGGCAAAGCTGCAGGAAGGACAGCAGCTTGTAGATAGCCAGAAAGTGGAGCTGGACAAGGAGCGCAAAGAACTGGCTCAGGTTAAGTCTGCCTTTGAGACACAGATCAAACTATCAGATGATTTGCAGCGTGAAAAGGAATCTGCCCAGCAGCTTGTAGATAGCCAGAAAGTGGAGCTGGACAAGGAGCGCAAAGAACTGGCTCAGGTTAAGTCTGCTTTTGAGACACAGACCAAACTATCAGATGATTTGCAGCGTGAAAAGGAATCTGCCCAGCAGCTTGTAGATAACCTGAAAGTGGAGCTGGACAAGGGGCAGAAAGAACTGGCTCAGGTTAAGACTGCGTTTGAGGCACAGACCAAACTATCAGATGATTTGCAGCGTGAAAAGGAATCTGCCCAGCAGCTTGTAGATAACCTGAAAGTGGAGCTGGACAAGGGGCAGAAAGAACTGGCTCAGGTTAAGACTGCGTTTGAGGCACAGACCAAACTATCAGATGATTTGCAGCGTGAAAAGGAATCTGCCCAGCAGCTTGTAGATAACCTGAAAGTGGAGCTGGACAAGGAGCGCAAAGAACTGGCTCAGGTTAAGTCTGCCTTTGAGACACAGATCAAACTATCAGATGATTTGCAGCGTGAAAATGAATCTGCCCAGCGGCTTGTAGATAACCTGAAAGTGGAGCTGGACAAGGGGCAGAAAGAACTGGCTCAGGTTAAAACTGCGTTTGAGGCACAGACCAAACTATCAGATGATTTGCAGCGTGAAAAGGAATCTGCCCAGCAGCTTGTAGATAGCCAGAAAGTGGAGCTGGACAAGGAGCGCAAAGAACTGGCTCAGGTTAAGTCTGCCTTTGAGACACAGATCAAACTATCAGATGATTTGCAGCGTGAAAATGAATCTGCCCAGCGGCTTGTAGATAACCTGAAAGTGGAGCTGGACAAGGGGCAGAAAGAACTGGCTCAGGTTAAGACTGCGTTTGAGGCACAGACCAAAATATCAGATGATTTGCAGCGTGAAAAGGAATCTGCCCAGCAGCTTGTAGATAACCTGAAAGTGGAGCTGGACAAGGAGCGCAAAGAACTGGCTCAGGTTAAGTCTGCCTTTGAGACACAGATCAAACTATCACATGATTTGCAGCGTGAAAATGAATCTGCCCAGCGGCTTGTAGATAACCTGAAAGTGGAGCTGGACAAGGGGCAGAAAGAACTGGCTCAGGTTAAGTCTGCCTTTGAGACACAGACCAAACTATCAGATGATTTGCAGCGTGAAAAGGAATCTGCCCAGCAGCTTGTAGATAACCTGAAAGTAGAGCTGGACAAGGAGCGCAAAGAACTGGCTCAGGTTAAGTCTGCCTTTGAGACACAGATCAAACTATCAGATGATTTGCAGCGTGAAAAGGAATCTGCCCAGCAGCTTGTAGATAACCTGAAAGTGGAGCTGGACAAGGGGCAGAAAGAACTGGCTCAGGTTAAGACTGCGTTTGAGGCACAGACCAAACTATCAGATGATTTGCAGCGTGAAAAGGAATCTGCACAGCGAGAGATCTTCCTGGTCAAGGAGCGATTGAGGAAGGAAAAGCGTGAGTTCGAGGTGGAATTGGCCACCCTTGAAGACATGATCGAAACATTGGAGGAGGGCCGTACTCAGATGGAAGCGGAGCGTGCGGCTGCCTACGAACGAATCAATCAGTTGGAGGCCCGTTGCCAAGAAAATAATAACGCGAACAGTGAATTGCAAGTGCAAACCTTTAAGCTCGAGTGCTTGCAGCATCAGCTAAAATCCGAGGTGGGTAGCTGCAACTCGTTGGTGGAAGACCTTAACCGAAAGCTGGCAGATAATGTCAGTAAGTTGGATGACGCGCAGAGTCGCCTGAAGACTGAAATCGACGAGCATAACCAGGTCAAGGAACAATTAGCCCACATCGCCGATATACCTGAGGTAGTCGAACTGCGGAATTGCTTGGAAGCGGTGACTGCCCAGCGTGAAGAGGCCCAGGAAAAACTGGCTGTGGTCACCAGCCTTTTAGGCAGATCTAACCAGGAGAAACTCAAGATGGAGGAGAAGGCTTGTGAAGTTGGGAATAAAAATGCCGAGTTGTTGGAACTCGTCGAATTCTATAGGTATCGTGTGGAAGCTATTGAACGGCTGCTTCTCGCTTCCAACCAAGAGTTGGAAGAACTAAAAACCAACCAGGCGGAGGGTGCGAGAGATCTTGGCGACACATACAGCACATCTGATGGACGCCAAACGGAGACGGATCAGGATAAGGAGAGAAACAACAAGCTAGCGCTAGACTGCAAGATATTGCAGGCCAAGTATCGCGATGccaaggatgagattaagcgCTGCGAGAAGAAGATAAAGGACCAGCGTCTTGAGATGGAGGGAAAACTGGAAAAGATGAAAAACAAGATG GGCGGCACCAAGAAAAGGTCACGCCGTCGACGATGGCCCAAATCAATGCTGCGTTTTATTGGCCTAATTTGTATATTAGCTTTTACTTTGTATTTCATTCTGTACTTAAATGACATCGATGTCATCCTACGGGCGCGCAGACCTGTCATTTATTAG